A part of Bacillus rossius redtenbacheri isolate Brsri chromosome 1, Brsri_v3, whole genome shotgun sequence genomic DNA contains:
- the LOC134533839 gene encoding uncharacterized protein LOC134533839 — MLEALQELETINSQNVDRDIADKLMQYKNTKDLVKKKIDQTAAEADDIKGEISNYKEKLSNLQSVLSTLKDKHAAESKALMEESEKYKMKQFDLSVQENLCKDLQKQLDKFQYNPKLCNSDKNQLAECRRKLNLYYQTTRIRWDYSAPESTVKGYVTNKSKTEAVPFEFSTDDGPVCEKLWGVLEQVVDTDWEDLEGSSKD; from the exons AT GTTGGAAGCACTTCAGGAGTTGGAGACTATAAATTCTCAAAATGTTGATAGAGATATTGCTGACAAATTAAtgcaatataaaaatacaaaagatTTGGTGAAGAAGAAAATAGATCAAACAGCTGCTGAAGCAGATG ATATTAAAGGGGAAATCAGTAACTACAAAGAAAAATTAAGCAACCTGCAGTCCGTTTTATCAACACTTAAGGATAAGCACGCTGCAGAAAGCAAAGCCTTGATGGAGGAATCAGAGAAATAT AAGATGAAGCAGTTCGACCTGTCCGTACAGGAGAATCTGTGCAAAGACCTGCAGAAGCAGCTGGACAAGTTTCAGTACAATCCCAAACTGTGCAACAGCGACAAGAACCAGCTTGCTGAGTGCCG GAGGAAGTTGAATCTCTACTACCAGACCACACGCATCAGGTGGGACTACAGCGCTCCAGAAAGCACGGTGAAGGGCT ATGTGACCAACAAATCTAAAACGGAAGCGGTACCCTTCGAGTTTTCCACCGACGATGGCCCAGTGTGTGAAAAGCTGTGGGGTGTTTTGGAACAAGTGGTTGACACAGACTGGGAAGATTTGGAAGGCAGTAGTAAAGATTAG